The Ananas comosus cultivar F153 linkage group 4, ASM154086v1, whole genome shotgun sequence region AGTTGTTATTGGTACCCAATAACTTCTGGTTACTCATGTGGTAAGCAAGTGAAAGTAGAAGCAGATGAAAGTTCCTTTAAAGTTAAATACTTCCAAGTCACAAATATGAAAGGGATGTATAAGGTCTTAATTCTCTTACAACAAAACTGTCGTGCTTTTGGTAATATATGCAGATGACTTAATGaaggaccatttgagatatttcTGGTCTATGCTTCCCAGGATGAGGAGCAGGTTTATCAGGAGGATAAACTATCTTTATATTTCTTAAGCAGCTGTTTGCTATCAAGTTATCACTGAAGCTTCTGTTATTCTACTGCTGCCACGGCATCGGAAGAAGCTCAGATTGCCCCAAAAATGCATGCCCAAActtgtttttactttttgatcGTCATCCCTGTTGACACTTTAGGTTTTTCTAGCTTGGTCTATGGTCACCAACTGGGTGTGGGTCATTACTTATTGTTATAATATGATTTGGATCCTCAGGTAACTAGTAGCTATTTTGTGTCGTTTCCTTTGTTGGATTTTCTATTAGATTTGGTTAAAGGCTTGTTCTCTTTGCATCTAGCATGTGTGAATAGCACTAATAGTCCCTGAACCTTTATTTAAGTTTCACTGTGGTTCTTGAACTTAAAAAGTGCTGGGTCTTTCGTCCTTATTACCACCTATTGTTGCAGgaaaaattattgcatgcacccgaTGGTGCGTCTGTACAGTAGTGTGCCATGAATTTATTAGTTCTCCATCCATCTGGCTCATATTTTCAGCCCAAACGGCGGATTTTATGTAGTGAAATCAGTGGGCGATAAGTATTGAAATATCAGATGGAATCAGGAGCTGATGGATTGATGGTACATTGATGTAGCACTTGCAAGTGATATGTTTTTCTCAATGAGTAGATGAGTATGatgactaaaataaaatatttccaaGTCTCTTGGGATTGTGTTTATAAAAGTTTTGAGGATTGAATTGAAAGTTAACGTTTGGGGACTGATTGTGCAATTTACCCAACCTTATATTCACCCCTTGTACTTTAACTACTGTTCCACGCCTTGTGTGCGCTATGtttgctgattttttttttttttattagagataggcagcacgctattcgttttatttattttattttataaataaacttagctgaaaatatgaatcaactaggatttgaacttgagaCCTCAGATATATCACTAAGCCTTTTGTCATTTGCTTTAGGGGCGGTCCGTTATGTTTGCTGATGTTAGCTCTCATTTGGGTGGTGTATTAACTTCTACTGGCCTAAAGATATTGCAATTTCCATCATGTCCTTGAGTGAAATTTCTTCCTCTGGTTTGATTTTGGTTTTCTggctctgctgctgctgctcttttaatcaaatttttgtGATTCGACAAAATTTGATGGTTTTACTCGCCTTTTAGAAAACAGAATTAGAAGAATTAATAGctaacaattattatatttaatgaaaattttaactttaattaattttaataatttaaattaaaaataaaaattatggaGGAGTCAACAACGAAAAGTAGTTTAGGGGCTCAGCCAAAGAGAGAAATTTCCCGACGGTGAGGAATATTACAGCGTTGAAAACTGAAAACTGGAAACTTACTCTTTTAGGTTAAAAAACGAAACATCCCGAAAATCGACTTGTCAAAAATAAGGCGAGTGTCGGACAAAGCCCATCTGATCTAGCTCGGCCCATAAGAATATACTTTCTGGGCCCACCATGTTAGCGCTCGTTGCAAACTACACAGCATCGCAATCGCCGGATCGGGCTCGTAGGCCCATTTAAAGCGCACGCCTCTCCTGATTGGGCTGGGCTTTATCCGACTCCCACCATAAAGCTTACTTTTAGTCACTCTCGTTAGTACGCGTGTCAGCGTGACAAATCACCGTTGGTTGCCccgaaataaaaaattaaataaaaaataaataaaagaattagactaactaaaaaatatatactacatCTTAATTCAACAtttgcaaattataaatttcgtCCAAATCTTAGATAACAACTTATTATTGATGAGTTATGAGTTTTCATTATCAAATTGACTCTGATAAATGGTAGATTAATCACACAATTCCCTTTCCAACTAAACTTCTCTGTAACCGCACATGCCGGTCGTTTGGTGTCATCTCTTCACAAAAGAACACCCAGTAATAGAGTACAAGAAAAAGAGTAAAGAGGGGAAAATAATAGACGTTACTTGCCAAATGGTAAGTGAGAGTGTGAGACTACATTAATACACATTCCGCTCCAACAGTAGATTCACAACATTAGGATGATGACCTCTCCACTATATCAACTTGCTGCATGATTTAGCTACCACTACAAACACGAAAATGAAAATGGGTCATAGACTCATACTACtgggtaaaaaaaaaaccctataaGGCTACCTGCTTTGatcaattttgaaataaactatATTTCCTGactcaaaaaagagaaaagaaaattgaataaCTATGAGCCAAATGATGCAATCGCATCCATCTCCTCTTGCAGAAGAAGCGCATCAATGAAAACGTCTAGGCTATCCCCTTCCAAAACATCCTCCATAGAGTGATGAGTGATCCCGATGCGGTGATCAGTGACTCGACCCTGAGGGAAATTGTATGTCCGGATCCGCTCAGACCTGTCACCGCTTCCAATCTATTCAAGTCATTAGCATATCCTGTGGTTGGTCGAAGTAGTAAATGAAGAAAGAAGAGCATGCTGCTGCTTACCTGCTCTGATCTAAGTTTTGATCTGCTCTTTTGTAGCCTAGACCTCTCCATTTCATATAATCTTGCGCGTAGCACTTTCAGAGCTTTAGCCTTGTTCTGGAGGGGGAGAAAAAGATACTCGTAAGAGAAGTCACTTTTACAATTCATATAACCATCTTATTCAGTTAATATGTAACTTCTTCAATTAAGAAGCAAAAAACACCAAGCTTTCTATTCATGTCATATGCACATACAAGAGGACCAACATATGGCAGCATcatgagagaaagaagagaattTGTTTTAAGATGAAAAGAGAGAATTGGGGATAACTACTTACCATGTGTTGCGACCTTTCATCTTGTATAGCAACAGTTATTCCAGTAGGGATATGGGTAATCCTAACAGCACTGTTGGTGGTGTTGACAGACTGGCCTCCACAACCACCAGATCTGTATGTATCAATTTTCAGGTCGTCATTTCGCAATTGAACATCAACCTGCAATGGTTGGTCGGGCAAAAAAAGCATTTAATTTGCCAAGTAGTCACATAAAGCTTGTTTAAAACTTCATCAAGTATAGAAAAGAAAGATTAATAGTACAGAAGAATAAATCATGCAAAGTGTGTTTGAACTTTGGAAGTGAATGCCTTCCTAGTATTTTTAACATACTAGCCATGAGCATATAAGGGCCTATCACTGCCAACTATCAAGGAAAGTATATCTGTGCTCACATTTGAAATTTATGgacctcaaaaagaaaaaattcagagaaaacacaaaattaaaaattgacaaataAGAGTAAATAGCTATTCACTATAATTGCCAACGTAGTCCTAATAAGTAAATTTAAATACCTGACAAGTTTACAATAGCCATTATCAGCACTTTCAGTGGTTTGTGGCAACATTTGGAGTATAAGCATATCACACTGAAAAGGTGTTTTTTATTAGTCAACTTCCTATCATCTTCCTGATATATGGGGTTAAAAGGCTAAGCAAGCAAACAAAAGTCAATTGACCATAGTTTCTAACTGCATGCAGTGTAAAGACACAAAAGACCAAGATCAAAACACAATAAGGGGAAAAAACTAAACAGAACTATCTGGTTAAAATAGAGCCAGCACACACGCTAACAAGCGGCATGGAATAAAAACAGGAAAAAGCATCacattaaattgaaaaattgcatACGGGAATATATCCTACCTCATCAGCCTGAGGAAGAATAGCAACAGATACAGCACTTGTATGCACCCGTCCCGACTTCTCTGTCACTGGGATTCGCTGCCAAA contains the following coding sequences:
- the LOC109709035 gene encoding uncharacterized protein LOC109709035 isoform X3 → MRDLAAVELAEAVEEEKRLQYLLFKSFLPKDDADEKDCILEVRAGTGGEEASLFAMDVFKMYEKYSQKNGWKFDVVQIMESDLKGYKEASGTISGQGAYGRLKFESGIHRVQRIPVTEKSGRVHTSAVSVAILPQADEVDVQLRNDDLKIDTYRSGGCGGQSVNTTNSAVRITHIPTGITVAIQDERSQHMNKAKALKVLRARLYEMERSRLQKSRSKLRSEQIGSGDRSERIRTYNFPQGRVTDHRIGITHHSMEDVLEGDSLDVFIDALLLQEEMDAIASFGS